One Obesumbacterium proteus DNA window includes the following coding sequences:
- a CDS encoding C40 family peptidase produces MRLYIALFVLLFTQLFANAANASPGHKVVADQRKSHATSSEAADRKKRKPATSKKEKTATSTTTAKNKKSLEQKSKTTKKSATAKPSALATKFAKNREVARNKANSKKIDKAVLASISKPKAKSSAKKNGTHSTATLARVNNKKTYGRQRGELNSHGRSSKGELAKLKLNQNNIEIVDGKPIRLSPQHKKRYQHAKQTAMNKLMNQVGKPYRWGGASPSTGFDCSGLVYYAYQDLLSIKIPRTANEMYHLRDAAPVKKTELQKGDLVFFCINNRGAADHVGVYMGEGKFIQSPRTGEQIRISYLDNDYWQGHYVGARRVMTPKTIR; encoded by the coding sequence ATGCGTCTATATATCGCGCTCTTTGTTCTGCTGTTTACACAGCTATTTGCTAATGCAGCGAATGCCTCTCCGGGGCATAAAGTCGTTGCCGATCAGCGAAAGTCGCATGCGACGAGTAGCGAAGCTGCCGATCGTAAAAAACGAAAACCCGCCACCAGCAAAAAAGAAAAAACAGCGACGTCTACGACGACGGCAAAAAATAAAAAATCGTTAGAACAAAAAAGCAAAACGACTAAAAAATCAGCAACAGCTAAACCTAGCGCTCTCGCCACTAAGTTTGCCAAAAATAGAGAAGTGGCGCGCAATAAAGCGAATAGCAAAAAAATAGATAAAGCCGTACTCGCCTCTATTTCTAAGCCGAAAGCAAAATCTAGCGCCAAGAAAAACGGTACGCACTCCACCGCTACGCTGGCTCGCGTTAACAATAAAAAAACCTATGGCCGCCAGCGCGGTGAATTGAATAGCCATGGTAGAAGCAGCAAAGGCGAATTAGCCAAACTCAAGCTGAATCAAAACAATATTGAAATTGTTGATGGCAAACCGATTCGTCTAAGCCCTCAGCATAAAAAACGCTATCAGCATGCCAAACAAACGGCCATGAACAAGCTGATGAATCAGGTAGGAAAACCGTACCGCTGGGGTGGCGCATCACCAAGCACTGGTTTTGACTGCAGCGGATTGGTTTATTACGCCTATCAGGATTTGCTCAGCATTAAGATCCCTCGTACTGCCAATGAAATGTATCATCTGCGCGATGCGGCTCCGGTGAAAAAAACAGAGTTACAAAAAGGCGACTTAGTCTTCTTCTGTATTAATAATCGTGGTGCCGCCGATCACGTGGGTGTTTATATGGGTGAAGGCAAATTCATTCAGTCACCTCGCACCGGCGAACAAATTCGAATCAGCTATTTAGATAATGATTATTGGCAAGGGCACTACGTTGGCGCTCGCCGCGTAATGACGCCAAAAACGATTCGTTAA
- a CDS encoding Grx4 family monothiol glutaredoxin, with protein MTTIEKIQHQLAENPIILYMKGSPKLPSCGFSAQAVQALSACGERFAYVDILQNPDIRAELPKYANWPTFPQLWVEGELVGGCDIIIEMYRAGELQQLIKETAAKHPAQEEQ; from the coding sequence ATGACCACCATTGAAAAAATTCAGCACCAACTGGCTGAAAACCCGATTATTTTGTACATGAAAGGCTCACCTAAACTGCCAAGCTGTGGCTTCTCTGCGCAAGCAGTTCAGGCATTGTCAGCCTGTGGTGAACGTTTTGCCTATGTTGATATTCTGCAAAACCCAGATATTCGTGCTGAACTGCCAAAATATGCGAACTGGCCAACGTTCCCGCAGCTGTGGGTAGAAGGCGAGCTGGTTGGCGGCTGTGACATCATCATTGAGATGTACCGTGCTGGCGAACTGCAGCAGCTGATTAAAGAGACTGCGGCGAAGCATCCTGCACAGGAAGAACAGTAA
- the rnt gene encoding ribonuclease T has protein sequence MAETTNLNTLSARFRGFYPVVIDVETAGFDANTNALLEIAAVTLRMTDDGWLEPHETLHFHVEPFVGSVLVPEALAFNGIDPENPLRGAVSEYEALHAIFKAVRKGIKDQECNRAVIVAHNAHFDHSFVMAAAERAGLKRNPFHPFATFDTAALSGLVLGQTVLAKACIAANIPFDSTQAHSALYDTEQTATLFCELVNRWKRMGGWPLPTPAPEEATE, from the coding sequence ATGGCTGAAACCACCAATCTTAATACGCTGAGCGCGCGCTTTCGCGGGTTCTATCCTGTTGTCATTGATGTCGAAACTGCGGGTTTTGATGCCAACACCAACGCGCTACTTGAAATTGCGGCAGTCACGTTACGCATGACTGACGATGGATGGTTAGAGCCACACGAAACACTGCATTTCCACGTTGAGCCTTTTGTTGGCTCCGTTCTTGTTCCAGAAGCTCTAGCATTCAACGGCATCGATCCTGAAAATCCATTACGGGGCGCGGTCAGCGAATACGAAGCCCTGCATGCTATTTTCAAAGCGGTTCGCAAAGGCATTAAAGATCAGGAGTGCAATCGTGCGGTTATCGTTGCGCATAATGCGCACTTCGATCATTCATTCGTCATGGCCGCGGCAGAACGTGCCGGGTTAAAACGTAACCCTTTCCATCCGTTTGCCACCTTTGATACTGCCGCTCTAAGCGGTTTGGTATTAGGACAAACCGTGCTTGCGAAAGCCTGTATCGCCGCCAATATTCCTTTTGATAGCACTCAGGCTCACTCTGCGCTGTATGATACAGAGCAAACCGCAACGCTGTTTTGTGAGTTGGTAAACCGCTGGAAACGTATGGGTGGATGGCCATTGCCAACGCCTGCACCAGAAGAAGCCACCGAATAA
- the gloA gene encoding lactoylglutathione lyase has protein sequence MRLLHTMLRVGHLQRSIDFYTNVLGMRLLRTSENEEYKYSLAFVGYSDESVGSVIELTYNWGVESYDMGTAFGHLALGVDDVAATCENIRKAGGKVTREAGPVKGGSTIIAFVEDPDGYKIELIENKQADAGLGN, from the coding sequence ATGCGTTTACTTCATACCATGCTGCGTGTTGGTCATCTGCAACGCTCAATCGACTTCTATACCAACGTTTTAGGCATGCGTCTGCTGCGTACCAGCGAAAACGAAGAGTATAAATACTCTCTCGCGTTCGTGGGTTACAGTGATGAAAGCGTGGGTTCTGTTATCGAACTGACCTACAACTGGGGCGTAGAAAGCTACGACATGGGCACCGCATTTGGCCATTTGGCATTAGGCGTTGATGATGTTGCGGCAACCTGTGAAAACATCCGCAAAGCGGGTGGCAAAGTCACGCGTGAAGCTGGCCCAGTTAAAGGCGGAAGCACTATTATCGCTTTTGTTGAAGATCCAGATGGCTACAAAATCGAACTGATCGAAAACAAACAGGCAGATGCAGGCTTGGGGAACTAA
- a CDS encoding alkene reductase yields the protein MKIEKLFTPVTVGDVTLPNRVFMAPLTRLRSTEPGDIPTPLMGEYYNQRAGAGLIITEATQVSFQAKGYAGAPGLHTPEQFAAWKKIVSGVHQHGGHIAVQLWHVGRISHNSLQPNQQAPVAPSAIAADTRTTVRDENGHWVRVPCSEPRALETSEIPGIVNDFRHAVSLASQAGFDLVELHAAHGYLLHQFMSPASNHRTDQYGGNIENRARLTLEVVDAAIAESGAGRVGIRISPLGPFNGLDNGEDQEEAALYLIGQLNQRKIAYLHISEPDWAGGKPYSEAFRQAVRKQFSGVIIGSGGYTAEKAETLLNQGLIDAVAFGRNFIANPDLVKRLEKKAPLNTPHPETFYGGDAKGYTDYPTL from the coding sequence ATGAAAATCGAAAAGTTATTCACACCGGTCACCGTTGGTGACGTTACTTTACCTAATCGCGTTTTCATGGCTCCGCTGACGCGTCTGCGCAGCACAGAACCGGGTGATATTCCCACCCCGCTGATGGGTGAATATTACAACCAGCGCGCAGGCGCAGGTTTGATCATTACTGAAGCCACTCAGGTTTCATTCCAAGCCAAAGGCTATGCGGGTGCTCCAGGATTACATACACCAGAGCAGTTCGCAGCATGGAAAAAAATTGTGTCTGGCGTTCATCAGCATGGCGGGCATATCGCCGTTCAGCTGTGGCACGTAGGCCGTATTTCTCATAATAGCCTCCAGCCAAATCAACAGGCTCCGGTTGCACCTTCTGCTATCGCCGCCGATACCCGCACCACGGTACGTGATGAAAATGGTCACTGGGTACGCGTGCCTTGTTCAGAACCTCGCGCTTTAGAAACCAGTGAAATCCCAGGCATCGTTAACGATTTCCGCCATGCGGTAAGCCTTGCAAGCCAAGCCGGTTTCGATCTGGTTGAACTGCACGCTGCTCATGGCTATTTATTACATCAGTTCATGTCACCGGCGTCTAACCACCGTACCGACCAATATGGTGGCAACATTGAAAATCGTGCACGTTTAACGTTGGAAGTGGTTGACGCTGCAATTGCCGAATCAGGCGCAGGTCGCGTTGGGATCCGTATTTCACCATTGGGCCCGTTCAATGGTCTGGACAATGGTGAAGATCAAGAAGAAGCCGCGCTTTACCTGATCGGTCAACTTAACCAACGCAAAATTGCTTACCTGCATATTTCTGAGCCTGATTGGGCGGGCGGCAAACCTTATTCTGAGGCATTCCGTCAGGCGGTTCGCAAACAGTTTAGCGGTGTTATTATCGGTTCAGGCGGCTATACCGCTGAAAAAGCCGAAACGCTGCTGAACCAAGGTCTTATTGACGCGGTTGCTTTTGGTCGTAACTTTATCGCCAACCCTGACTTGGTTAAGCGTTTAGAGAAAAAGGCCCCGCTGAATACACCACATCCAGAAACCTTCTACGGTGGTGATGCTAAAGGCTATACCGATTATCCAACGCTGTAG
- a CDS encoding NAD(P)-dependent oxidoreductase — MKLAIIGATGFVGRVAVNEALARGHEVTAIARHTKDLPTNSHLHIALGDVTDIDWLAQTLKGVDAVISAFNPGWTDPDLYANFVKGSNAILKAVEKSGVKRFLVVGGAGSLEVAPGVELIDTPQFPAEIRPGAQGARELRDALRAGSPLDWTVLSPAAMLAPGQRTGNFRLGTTSLLMNGDAPANISVEDLAVAILNEIEQPQFIKQQFTAAY; from the coding sequence ATGAAACTCGCTATTATCGGTGCAACAGGTTTTGTGGGTCGTGTGGCTGTTAACGAAGCGTTGGCACGGGGTCATGAAGTGACCGCTATCGCTCGTCATACCAAAGATTTACCCACCAACAGCCATCTGCATATTGCACTTGGCGATGTGACCGACATTGATTGGCTGGCACAAACGCTGAAAGGCGTCGATGCCGTGATCAGTGCCTTTAACCCCGGCTGGACCGATCCCGATTTGTACGCCAACTTTGTTAAAGGTAGCAATGCTATTTTGAAAGCGGTCGAAAAATCAGGTGTGAAACGTTTCTTGGTCGTCGGTGGCGCGGGTAGTCTTGAAGTTGCACCAGGCGTTGAGCTAATCGACACACCACAGTTCCCCGCTGAGATCCGCCCCGGCGCGCAAGGTGCTCGCGAGCTGCGTGACGCATTACGTGCAGGTAGCCCGCTGGATTGGACGGTATTATCCCCTGCGGCGATGCTGGCACCGGGTCAACGCACCGGTAATTTCCGTTTGGGTACAACCTCATTACTGATGAACGGCGATGCGCCTGCTAATATTTCCGTCGAGGATCTTGCCGTTGCCATTCTGAATGAAATAGAACAGCCACAATTTATTAAGCAGCAATTCACTGCCGCTTACTAA
- a CDS encoding LysR family transcriptional regulator — translation MDKLNRMAVFAVVVAEGSLSAAGRRLGMSASAVSQHMRTLEQDLGVTLLHRSTRKLTLTDAGAAFYPGCKAMLHEASQAEQRLAEMRDTLVGELRIATTIGLGGAPLAQALAPLLLAHPKLSLRILANDEIINLIEVRADIALRVNRQLDDASYIAHPLATWPMVLCASPRYLNRSGIPESPHELTQHQWLINTNDAIPASITLQKRSGEMCKIQLPDIATGSSSMNVLRAFTLEGLGISVQPLYEISHELQRGDLVMLLPEWRPTPLKLHALTLERVHTEKSRQAMLCLRNFFQTYKDTEY, via the coding sequence ATGGATAAACTTAATCGCATGGCCGTATTTGCCGTTGTCGTCGCGGAAGGTTCATTGAGCGCGGCGGGGCGACGTTTAGGCATGAGCGCTTCCGCCGTGAGCCAACACATGCGAACGCTGGAGCAAGATCTCGGGGTAACGCTGCTGCATCGTTCTACGCGAAAACTCACGCTTACCGACGCGGGTGCGGCATTTTATCCTGGCTGCAAAGCCATGCTGCATGAAGCGAGTCAGGCAGAGCAACGATTGGCCGAAATGCGCGATACGCTGGTGGGTGAGTTGCGCATTGCCACAACGATAGGGCTTGGCGGCGCGCCGCTTGCTCAGGCACTTGCCCCGTTATTGCTTGCTCATCCTAAGCTGAGTCTGCGGATCTTAGCCAACGATGAAATTATCAATTTAATTGAGGTTCGCGCTGATATTGCTTTGCGGGTCAATCGACAATTGGATGATGCTTCTTATATTGCTCATCCGTTAGCAACCTGGCCGATGGTGTTATGTGCATCGCCGCGTTATCTAAATCGCAGCGGGATACCGGAATCGCCGCATGAATTGACGCAGCATCAATGGTTGATCAATACCAACGATGCGATCCCTGCCTCAATCACCTTACAAAAACGCAGCGGGGAGATGTGCAAAATTCAGTTGCCCGATATCGCCACCGGCAGTAGCAGTATGAATGTGTTACGTGCATTCACCTTGGAAGGATTAGGAATATCTGTGCAGCCGTTGTATGAAATCAGCCATGAACTGCAAAGAGGCGATCTGGTGATGTTATTACCAGAATGGCGGCCAACGCCGCTTAAGCTGCACGCGCTAACGCTTGAGCGAGTGCATACAGAAAAGAGCCGACAGGCCATGCTCTGCTTGCGTAATTTCTTCCAGACATATAAAGATACAGAATATTAA
- a CDS encoding DUF1289 domain-containing protein, whose product MAQQLEFFNIPSPCRGICQADERGYCRGCMRSREERFGWMKLSDPQKRDVLRLCRQRFLRQRRNDNVDQINPPEQPSLF is encoded by the coding sequence ATGGCCCAGCAGCTTGAATTTTTTAATATTCCCAGCCCGTGTCGTGGTATATGTCAGGCGGATGAGCGGGGTTATTGTCGTGGCTGTATGCGTAGCCGAGAAGAACGGTTTGGCTGGATGAAACTGAGCGATCCACAAAAACGTGATGTGCTGCGTTTGTGCCGCCAACGCTTTTTACGTCAGCGGCGCAACGATAATGTCGATCAGATTAACCCACCGGAGCAACCATCGTTGTTCTGA
- a CDS encoding FUSC family protein yields MNLSWLDWRNTPWAKANAGQWRYALRNAIAMCLALWVAFLLDLDEPYWAFTSAAVVSFPTVGGVISKSIGRIAGSLLGAAASVLIAGQCLNDPWLFTFYIAAWIAVCTYVSNHYQNNVAYAFALAGYTAAIIAFSTAESTDSMQIFDIAQARVCEVITGLLCGAFMMMILPSTSDGTNLLTSLRRMHQRLLEHAAMLWHPETTPEMRASHEGLIGQILTMNILRIQAFWSNHRLRSRNNVLNFLLHRQLRLTSVISSIRRMLVNWPDRPEVLQDVLQDIIKELQDPETNKYRLAKILSRIYPQDPSDYRLRTFYLRLRYFCWLYLQGSRWIRHVENSTPEDSFSPPKVHSIARHTDSMESAYNALRTFVVIIIGCAFWMNTQWDEGAGALTITAITCVLYSTSASPMTSLTTLFKAMVLLSIGCYLAKFGLMIQIDDFWVFCAFLLPVLLTMQLLKLQNPKTAALWGQVIVFMGSFLLVTNPPEYDYGSFVNDNVAKICGVLLAAVAFQILRPSSDKRKSRRIIRALRLDFMDQISRRPQQDESQFESRIYHRISQLNQSKDELSRVWVLRWGVVLLNCSHIVWQLREWQTRSDPLSAVRDVCIHCLKGIMTEKGVQHESLDGTLAELLRISDVLSRHPDQSGRDLAGLVWRLYCSLSQLQQSVVPSVTSKP; encoded by the coding sequence GTGAATTTATCTTGGCTAGATTGGCGTAATACCCCGTGGGCAAAAGCCAACGCAGGACAATGGCGTTACGCGCTGCGCAACGCTATCGCAATGTGTTTGGCGCTCTGGGTCGCTTTTTTATTGGATCTGGATGAGCCCTATTGGGCGTTTACGTCTGCCGCCGTGGTCAGTTTTCCCACCGTTGGCGGAGTTATCAGTAAAAGTATTGGTCGTATCGCTGGGAGTTTGCTTGGCGCGGCGGCGTCGGTTCTGATTGCCGGACAATGCCTTAATGACCCTTGGCTGTTTACCTTTTATATCGCGGCCTGGATTGCAGTATGCACCTATGTCTCGAATCATTATCAAAATAACGTCGCCTATGCTTTTGCTTTAGCGGGTTATACCGCGGCCATCATTGCCTTCTCAACGGCTGAATCTACCGACAGCATGCAAATTTTTGATATTGCGCAAGCGCGTGTCTGTGAGGTCATCACCGGTTTGCTGTGCGGCGCGTTTATGATGATGATCCTGCCGAGCACTTCAGACGGAACGAACCTGCTAACGTCACTGCGCCGCATGCATCAGCGCCTACTCGAACACGCTGCCATGCTGTGGCATCCAGAAACCACGCCGGAAATGCGCGCATCGCACGAAGGATTAATTGGCCAAATCCTGACCATGAATATTCTCCGTATTCAGGCTTTCTGGAGTAATCATCGACTGCGTAGCCGTAACAATGTGCTTAACTTTCTGCTACACCGGCAACTGCGGTTAACCAGCGTAATTTCCAGCATTCGTCGGATGTTAGTGAATTGGCCCGATCGCCCAGAGGTCTTGCAAGACGTATTACAAGACATCATAAAAGAACTGCAGGATCCTGAGACAAATAAATATCGCTTAGCCAAAATTCTCAGCCGCATTTACCCACAGGATCCAAGTGACTATCGGCTACGCACATTCTATCTGCGTCTTCGCTATTTCTGCTGGCTTTATCTGCAAGGTAGCCGCTGGATACGCCACGTCGAAAACTCAACGCCAGAAGATAGTTTTTCACCGCCAAAGGTTCACAGCATCGCGCGGCACACGGATAGCATGGAGTCCGCCTATAACGCGCTACGCACCTTCGTGGTTATCATCATCGGCTGCGCGTTCTGGATGAACACCCAATGGGATGAAGGCGCAGGCGCATTGACCATTACGGCAATAACCTGTGTGCTGTATTCCACCTCCGCCTCCCCGATGACCAGCCTAACCACCTTATTTAAAGCGATGGTGCTGCTGTCCATTGGCTGCTACTTAGCAAAATTTGGTTTGATGATTCAAATCGATGATTTCTGGGTATTCTGTGCCTTCTTATTGCCTGTGTTACTCACTATGCAGCTCCTCAAGTTGCAAAACCCAAAAACCGCGGCGCTGTGGGGACAAGTGATTGTCTTTATGGGATCGTTTTTGCTGGTGACCAACCCGCCTGAATATGATTACGGCAGCTTCGTCAACGATAACGTCGCGAAGATTTGTGGTGTTTTGCTGGCCGCCGTGGCGTTTCAGATTTTGCGTCCAAGCTCTGATAAACGCAAAAGCCGCCGAATTATTCGTGCTCTACGCCTAGATTTCATGGATCAGATAAGCCGTCGCCCTCAACAGGATGAAAGTCAGTTCGAGTCACGGATTTATCATCGCATCAGCCAGCTCAATCAAAGCAAAGATGAACTGTCGCGTGTTTGGGTACTGCGTTGGGGCGTAGTCTTACTCAACTGTAGCCACATTGTTTGGCAACTGCGTGAATGGCAGACGCGCTCCGATCCGCTGTCAGCGGTTCGCGACGTTTGTATTCACTGCTTAAAAGGGATTATGACGGAGAAAGGCGTTCAGCATGAATCGCTCGATGGAACCTTAGCCGAACTGTTAAGGATCAGCGATGTGCTCTCTCGCCATCCTGACCAAAGCGGCCGTGATTTAGCCGGTCTGGTGTGGCGCTTATATTGTTCTTTATCGCAGCTACAGCAAAGCGTGGTTCCGTCAGTGACAAGCAAGCCTTGA
- a CDS encoding HlyD family secretion protein: MKQNTLRYFSTVIVCAIAITAGWWAWNYYMQSPWTRDGKVRAELVNITPEVSGKIIKVNISDNQQVKQGELLFALDPTPFEIALSNANAAMAKAESDLAKANHEATRRSNLPRNVISAEDLDEAQLNAQAMKANYKSAQSNLEQAQWNLHHTNIYAPVSGFITNLQTRVGNYASIGSPLVALIDINSFYVMGYFEETKLKHINIGNNVDITLYNGNIPLQGRVESIGRAIYDQSVESSDNMLLNVKPNVPWVRLAQRVPIRIKLENVPKDVLLVAGTTCTISVRSH, translated from the coding sequence ATGAAACAGAACACATTACGCTACTTCTCAACGGTTATAGTTTGTGCAATTGCAATCACCGCTGGCTGGTGGGCTTGGAATTATTATATGCAATCACCTTGGACTCGAGATGGTAAAGTCCGTGCCGAGCTCGTCAATATTACACCAGAAGTATCGGGAAAAATAATTAAAGTAAATATCAGCGATAACCAACAGGTAAAACAGGGTGAACTGTTATTTGCCCTAGACCCGACGCCGTTCGAAATTGCCCTAAGTAATGCCAATGCCGCCATGGCCAAAGCGGAGTCAGATCTGGCCAAAGCCAACCATGAAGCGACTCGCCGTAGCAACCTACCGCGCAACGTTATCTCTGCAGAAGATCTCGACGAAGCACAACTGAATGCGCAGGCAATGAAAGCTAATTATAAATCCGCGCAATCTAATTTGGAACAGGCGCAGTGGAATTTACACCACACAAATATTTATGCTCCGGTCAGCGGGTTTATAACTAATTTACAAACCCGCGTGGGAAATTATGCCTCTATTGGCTCACCGCTCGTAGCTCTTATTGATATTAATTCGTTTTATGTGATGGGTTATTTCGAAGAAACTAAACTCAAACATATAAACATCGGAAATAACGTGGATATAACTCTGTATAACGGAAATATTCCATTACAGGGACGCGTAGAAAGTATTGGTCGCGCAATTTATGACCAAAGCGTCGAAAGCAGCGATAATATGCTGCTTAATGTAAAACCGAACGTACCTTGGGTTCGCTTGGCTCAACGGGTACCGATCCGAATTAAGCTTGAGAATGTTCCTAAAGATGTTTTGCTGGTTGCGGGAACCACCTGCACAATTTCTGTTCGCAGCCATTAA
- a CDS encoding DUF1656 domain-containing protein: MDILSSSQGSPLPDLILGASLYFPPIFKAVLLGIVFWLLIHRLFRDVIYSGDIWHPTLMDLSIFVICVSTSLWLLTSW; this comes from the coding sequence ATGGACATCCTTTCATCATCGCAAGGTTCGCCGTTGCCAGATCTGATATTAGGCGCGTCGCTCTATTTTCCGCCTATTTTTAAAGCTGTTTTACTCGGTATTGTTTTCTGGTTGCTTATTCATCGTTTATTTCGCGATGTGATTTACTCTGGCGATATTTGGCATCCGACGCTAATGGATTTGTCAATTTTCGTCATCTGTGTAAGCACCAGTCTTTGGCTATTAACCAGTTGGTAA
- the slyA gene encoding transcriptional regulator SlyA encodes MESTLGSDLARLVRVWRALIDQRLKPLELTQTHWVTLYNINRLPPEQSQIQLAKAIGIEQPSLVRTLDQLEEKGLITRHTCANDRRAKRIKLTEEAAPIIKEVNDVITMTRGEILSGISPEEVTLLTSLVERLEQNIIHLQNK; translated from the coding sequence TTGGAATCGACACTAGGCTCGGATTTAGCACGATTAGTTCGTGTATGGAGAGCGTTAATTGACCAGCGTTTGAAGCCGCTTGAATTGACACAAACGCATTGGGTCACTCTATACAATATTAATCGTTTGCCGCCGGAGCAGTCTCAGATCCAACTGGCTAAAGCTATCGGCATTGAGCAGCCTTCGTTAGTTCGCACGTTGGACCAGCTTGAAGAGAAGGGCTTAATTACACGCCATACCTGTGCAAACGATCGCCGCGCTAAACGCATTAAGTTGACGGAAGAAGCTGCACCAATTATCAAGGAAGTTAATGACGTTATCACGATGACTCGTGGTGAGATCTTATCTGGCATTTCGCCAGAAGAAGTGACACTGCTGACTAGCTTAGTTGAGCGTCTGGAACAAAACATAATTCACTTACAAAACAAATAA
- a CDS encoding glycine zipper 2TM domain-containing protein has protein sequence MIKRLIVIALAGASLAGCANTSTLSGDVYTAGQAKEVQQVTYGSIVSIQPVRIQAGNDSNVIGSIGGAVLGGFLGNTVGGGTGRSLATAAGAVAGGLAGNSIEGAVNRTDGVQLVVRKDDGKTIAVVQKNGSKPFAVGQRVMLLSSGSSVSVSATN, from the coding sequence ATGATTAAGCGTCTTATTGTTATCGCTCTTGCCGGCGCTTCATTGGCTGGTTGTGCTAACACCAGCACATTATCTGGTGACGTTTATACTGCGGGTCAGGCTAAAGAAGTTCAGCAGGTTACTTACGGTAGCATCGTGTCAATTCAGCCGGTTCGTATTCAGGCAGGCAACGATAGCAACGTCATTGGCTCTATCGGTGGCGCGGTCTTAGGTGGTTTCTTAGGGAACACCGTGGGTGGCGGTACAGGTCGTAGCTTGGCAACAGCGGCTGGCGCAGTTGCGGGTGGTTTAGCCGGTAACAGTATTGAAGGTGCCGTTAACCGTACCGATGGCGTGCAGTTAGTGGTTCGCAAAGACGATGGCAAAACGATTGCCGTGGTGCAGAAAAACGGCAGCAAACCGTTTGCAGTGGGTCAGCGCGTCATGTTGCTGTCTAGCGGCAGCAGCGTCAGCGTCTCAGCGACTAACTAA
- the anmK gene encoding anhydro-N-acetylmuramic acid kinase: protein MRSGRYIGVMSGTSLDGIDVVIAAIDERMVAQQSRYSHPIPMAVKESILGMCQGQAVTLAQVGELDRQMGSLYAEAINQLLKQASLTPQDITAIGCHGQTVWHQPEGENPFTMQLGDNNRVAALTAITTVGDFRRRDMAYGGQGAPLVPAFHHALLTHPVERRMVLNIGGIANLSLLLPGLPVRGFDTGPGNMLLDAWIWRNHGKAYDEDAAWAKQGSVNQPLLKHLLAAPYFARPAPKSTGRELFNLGWLEQQLAQFPPIAAVDVQATLVELTAISICDQVQLAGGCERLLVCGGGARNPLIMSRMAALLAGTEVCSTDAYGVSGDDMEALAFAWLAYRTLSGLPGNLPSVTGASQETVLGAIYPANHAI from the coding sequence ATGAGATCGGGACGGTACATTGGCGTGATGTCAGGAACCAGCCTTGACGGGATCGACGTTGTCATTGCCGCTATTGATGAGCGGATGGTTGCACAGCAAAGCAGATATTCTCATCCGATACCCATGGCCGTAAAAGAATCCATTTTAGGCATGTGCCAAGGGCAGGCGGTGACGCTCGCGCAGGTCGGTGAATTAGACCGACAAATGGGGAGCCTCTATGCAGAGGCGATTAACCAGTTATTAAAGCAAGCTTCGCTCACGCCGCAAGACATTACGGCCATTGGCTGCCACGGGCAAACCGTTTGGCATCAGCCCGAAGGCGAGAATCCTTTTACCATGCAGTTAGGCGACAATAACCGCGTGGCCGCACTCACGGCAATTACAACCGTTGGCGATTTTCGCCGTCGTGACATGGCTTATGGTGGGCAGGGCGCGCCGTTAGTGCCCGCGTTCCACCATGCACTACTCACACATCCGGTAGAGCGACGCATGGTGCTTAATATTGGCGGCATTGCCAATCTTTCCCTGCTTTTACCGGGGTTACCGGTTAGAGGATTTGATACCGGCCCCGGCAATATGCTGCTAGATGCTTGGATTTGGCGTAATCACGGCAAGGCTTATGACGAAGATGCAGCGTGGGCAAAACAAGGTTCGGTGAATCAGCCATTACTAAAACATCTTTTGGCGGCGCCTTATTTTGCGCGTCCGGCACCGAAAAGCACGGGGCGAGAGCTGTTTAATTTAGGATGGCTGGAACAGCAACTGGCTCAATTCCCACCGATTGCTGCCGTAGATGTACAGGCAACTCTGGTGGAACTCACCGCAATCAGCATTTGCGATCAGGTTCAACTGGCGGGCGGCTGTGAACGCTTGTTGGTATGCGGCGGCGGGGCGAGAAACCCGCTTATTATGAGCCGTATGGCGGCGTTGCTGGCGGGAACTGAAGTTTGTAGTACTGACGCCTATGGCGTGAGCGGCGATGATATGGAGGCGTTGGCCTTTGCATGGCTGGCTTACCGTACTTTGTCCGGTTTACCCGGTAACTTGCCTTCCGTCACCGGAGCTTCGCAGGAAACCGTTCTTGGCGCTATCTATCCGGCCAATCACGCTATTTGA